A part of Pectobacterium cacticida genomic DNA contains:
- a CDS encoding anthranilate synthase component 1 — MQTTQPKLELLRTEAVYRNDPSTLFLQLCGDRAATLLLESAEIDSKENLKSLLIIDSALRITALGQQVSIQALSANGASLLPLLDDALPREVINQPRPNGRELTFPLADTQQDEDARLRSLSVFDALRQILTLVACPPDEREAMFLGGLFAYDLVAGFETLPALSQDQRCPDFCFYLAETLLVLDHQKQVTTLQASLFTPNHHERQRLQQRLSQLQDQLLQPAPILPRQSIENMTLSCNQSDEAFGAVVSHMQEAIRVGEIFQVVPSRRFSLPCPSPLAAYQTLKDNNPSPYMFYMQDQDFTLFGASPESSLKYDADTRQIEIYPIAGTRPRGRRADGTLDRDLDSRIELEMRTDHKELAEHLMLVDLARNDLARICQPGSRYVADLTKVDRYSFVMHLVSRVVGTLREDLDVLHAYRACMNMGTLSGAPKVRAMQLIAESEKTRRGSYGGAVGYFTAHGDLDTCIVIRSAYVEDGIATVQAGAGVVLDSNPQAEADETRNKARAVLRAIATAHHAKEIF, encoded by the coding sequence ATGCAAACAACACAACCTAAACTGGAATTGCTGCGTACCGAAGCCGTTTACCGCAACGACCCAAGTACCCTCTTCCTCCAACTCTGCGGCGACAGAGCGGCGACATTGCTATTAGAGTCGGCTGAGATCGATAGCAAGGAAAACCTGAAAAGCCTATTAATCATCGATAGCGCTCTACGCATCACCGCGCTCGGTCAACAGGTTTCCATTCAGGCTTTAAGCGCCAATGGCGCTAGCCTGCTGCCCCTTCTGGACGACGCATTACCTCGCGAAGTCATCAATCAACCGCGTCCTAACGGGCGGGAACTGACTTTCCCACTGGCCGATACCCAGCAAGACGAAGACGCGCGCCTGCGCTCACTGTCCGTGTTTGATGCCTTACGCCAGATCCTGACACTGGTCGCCTGCCCCCCCGATGAGCGTGAGGCCATGTTCCTCGGCGGGCTATTTGCCTACGATTTGGTGGCTGGATTTGAAACCTTGCCCGCGCTAAGCCAGGATCAGCGTTGCCCGGATTTTTGTTTTTATCTGGCAGAAACGCTGCTGGTGCTTGACCACCAAAAGCAGGTGACCACGCTGCAAGCCAGCCTGTTTACGCCCAATCACCACGAAAGACAGCGGCTACAGCAACGTCTCTCGCAATTACAGGATCAGCTACTCCAGCCCGCGCCAATACTCCCGCGCCAATCTATCGAAAACATGACGTTAAGCTGTAATCAAAGCGACGAAGCTTTTGGCGCGGTGGTCAGCCACATGCAGGAAGCCATTCGCGTGGGCGAAATTTTTCAAGTCGTCCCATCGCGTCGTTTTTCCCTGCCTTGCCCTTCACCACTTGCCGCCTACCAAACGCTGAAAGATAACAACCCTAGCCCTTACATGTTTTACATGCAGGATCAGGATTTTACGCTATTCGGCGCGTCACCGGAGAGTTCGCTGAAATACGATGCCGATACCCGTCAAATCGAAATCTATCCCATTGCCGGTACACGCCCGCGTGGTCGCCGGGCCGATGGAACGCTGGATCGCGATCTCGACAGCCGCATCGAATTGGAAATGCGAACCGACCATAAAGAACTGGCAGAACACCTGATGCTGGTTGATTTGGCCCGTAACGATCTGGCGCGTATCTGCCAGCCGGGCAGCCGTTACGTGGCGGATTTGACCAAGGTTGACCGCTACTCCTTCGTCATGCATCTGGTGTCGCGTGTCGTCGGCACGCTACGTGAAGATTTGGACGTCCTGCACGCCTATCGCGCCTGCATGAATATGGGTACGCTCAGCGGCGCACCGAAAGTCAGGGCGATGCAATTGATTGCCGAGAGTGAAAAAACCCGACGCGGTAGCTACGGCGGCGCGGTCGGCTACTTTACCGCACATGGCGATTTGGATACGTGCATCGTCATTCGCTCCGCTTATGTCGAAGATGGCATTGCTACCGTTCAGGCTGGCGCTGGCGTCGTGCTGGATTCCAACCCTCAGGCGGAAGCTGACGAAACGCGCAATAAGGCGCGCGCCGTCCTGCGCGCTATCGCCACCGCGCATCATGCAAAGGAGATCTTCTGA
- the trpCF gene encoding bifunctional indole-3-glycerol-phosphate synthase TrpC/phosphoribosylanthranilate isomerase TrpF, with product MQDTVLHNIVRDKARWVAEREKVQPLASFQHEIVPSQRDFYQALKQNRPAFILECKKASPSKGLIRDDFDPIAIAKVYKSYASAISVLTDEKYFQGDFAFLPQVSAAVHQPVLCKDFIITPYQIYLARYYQADAILLMLSVLDDTQYRQLAEVAHSLKLGVLTEVSNEEELQRAIQLEARVVGINNRNLRDLSIDLNRTRTLAPRLPASVTVISESGINNHAQIRELSAFAQGFLIGSSLMSEPDLNSAVRRVIFGENKVCGLTRAADAQAAYQAGALYGGLIFVADSPRQVDVEQALAIMAGAPLRYVGVFRHAPIDHIVDVATRLQLAAVQLHGDENQQTIDQLRQRLPPACQIWKALSIADVLPERNFTHVDRYVFDNGQGGSGKTFDWSLLTNQSLENVLLAGGLNSDNCALAAQQGCAGLDFNSGVESEPGKKDLHKIAAVFAILHQPQY from the coding sequence ATGCAGGACACCGTATTACATAACATTGTGCGTGATAAAGCGCGCTGGGTTGCGGAACGAGAGAAAGTGCAGCCGCTGGCCTCTTTTCAACATGAGATTGTTCCCAGCCAACGCGACTTTTATCAGGCGTTGAAACAGAACAGGCCTGCCTTTATTCTGGAGTGCAAGAAAGCCTCGCCGTCAAAAGGGCTGATCCGCGATGATTTTGACCCAATCGCCATTGCCAAGGTCTATAAGAGTTATGCGTCCGCCATTTCTGTGTTAACCGATGAGAAATATTTTCAGGGCGATTTTGCCTTTCTGCCCCAGGTCAGCGCGGCAGTTCATCAGCCGGTGTTGTGCAAAGACTTTATTATTACGCCCTACCAGATCTATCTGGCACGCTACTATCAGGCTGATGCTATTTTGCTGATGTTGTCTGTGTTAGATGACACGCAGTACCGACAACTGGCCGAGGTGGCGCATAGTCTGAAGTTGGGCGTGTTAACGGAAGTCAGCAACGAAGAAGAGCTACAGCGTGCGATCCAACTTGAGGCGCGCGTGGTCGGCATTAACAATCGCAATCTGCGCGATCTCTCGATTGACCTCAACCGAACCCGCACGCTGGCACCGCGTTTACCCGCCAGCGTCACGGTGATCAGCGAATCCGGCATCAACAACCATGCGCAGATTCGTGAACTCAGCGCCTTTGCCCAAGGCTTCTTGATCGGCAGTTCATTGATGTCTGAACCCGACCTGAATAGCGCGGTACGTCGCGTTATTTTTGGCGAAAATAAAGTGTGCGGGCTAACACGCGCCGCCGACGCACAGGCGGCTTATCAAGCCGGCGCGCTGTACGGCGGGTTGATTTTCGTCGCAGATTCTCCGCGTCAGGTTGACGTTGAACAGGCGCTCGCCATCATGGCGGGCGCCCCGCTGCGCTACGTCGGCGTGTTTCGTCACGCACCAATCGACCATATCGTCGATGTTGCGACACGATTGCAGTTAGCGGCAGTGCAACTGCACGGCGATGAAAATCAACAAACCATCGACCAGCTACGCCAACGTTTACCGCCGGCCTGCCAGATTTGGAAAGCACTGAGCATCGCGGATGTGCTACCAGAGCGCAACTTCACTCACGTTGACCGCTACGTATTTGACAACGGTCAGGGCGGCAGCGGAAAAACGTTCGATTGGTCATTACTGACTAATCAGTCGCTGGAAAACGTGCTGTTAGCCGGTGGTCTGAACAGCGATAACTGCGCCCTCGCAGCACAACAGGGTTGTGCAGGGCTGGACTTCAATTCCGGGGTGGAAAGCGAACCGGGAAAAAAAGATTTACATAAAATTGCGGCGGTTTTTGCGATATTGCACCAGCCACAATACTAA
- the trpB gene encoding tryptophan synthase subunit beta, with protein sequence MTLLNPYFGEFGGQFVPQILIPALHQLEEAFVSAQQDPAFQAEFADLLKNYAGRPTALTLCQNLTAGTKTRLYLKREDLLHGGAHKTNQVLGQALLAKRMGKSEIIAETGAGQHGVAAALACALLGLKCRIYMGAKDVERQSPNVFRMRLMGAEVIPVHSGSSTLKDACNEALRDWSGSYETAHYLLGTAAGPHPYPTIVREFQRMIGEETKAQILEKEGRLPDAVLACVGGGSNAIGMFADFIDEANVRLIGVEPGGLGIATGQHGAPLKHGRVGIYFGMKSPMMQTSDGQIEESYSISAGLDFPSVGPQHAYLNSIGRADYVSITDDEALDAFQTLCRSEGIIPALESSHALAYALKMIKAEPEKEQLLVVNLSGRGDKDIFSVYDILQERGEI encoded by the coding sequence ATGACATTACTTAACCCTTATTTCGGCGAATTTGGCGGGCAGTTCGTTCCGCAGATCCTCATCCCGGCCTTACATCAATTGGAAGAGGCCTTCGTCAGTGCACAACAAGATCCTGCCTTTCAGGCTGAATTTGCCGATTTATTAAAAAATTATGCGGGCCGCCCGACGGCGTTAACCTTATGCCAAAACCTGACGGCGGGGACGAAAACCAGACTGTACCTAAAGCGCGAAGATTTACTGCACGGCGGCGCGCACAAAACCAATCAGGTGCTTGGACAGGCTTTATTAGCTAAACGCATGGGTAAAAGCGAAATTATCGCCGAAACCGGTGCGGGTCAACACGGCGTGGCAGCGGCGCTGGCGTGCGCGCTACTCGGTTTGAAATGTCGCATTTATATGGGTGCGAAGGACGTTGAACGCCAGTCACCGAATGTCTTCCGTATGCGCCTGATGGGGGCCGAGGTGATTCCGGTACATAGCGGCTCCTCTACGCTGAAAGATGCCTGTAACGAGGCGCTGCGTGACTGGTCAGGCAGCTATGAGACTGCGCACTATCTGCTAGGAACGGCGGCTGGCCCGCATCCTTACCCGACTATCGTCAGAGAATTTCAGCGCATGATCGGTGAAGAGACGAAGGCGCAGATTCTGGAAAAAGAAGGCCGTTTGCCCGATGCGGTGCTAGCCTGTGTTGGCGGCGGATCCAACGCGATCGGCATGTTCGCGGATTTCATCGATGAGGCGAATGTCCGCTTGATTGGCGTTGAACCTGGGGGGTTAGGCATTGCAACCGGCCAGCACGGCGCACCGTTAAAGCATGGACGCGTCGGCATCTATTTCGGCATGAAGTCCCCTATGATGCAAACCTCCGACGGACAAATTGAAGAGTCCTATTCTATTTCCGCCGGGTTGGATTTCCCCTCTGTCGGGCCGCAGCACGCCTACCTGAACAGCATCGGGCGCGCAGATTATGTGTCGATTACTGATGATGAGGCATTGGACGCCTTCCAAACGCTCTGCCGCAGTGAAGGCATTATCCCCGCGCTAGAATCGTCCCACGCGCTGGCTTATGCCTTAAAGATGATTAAGGCGGAGCCGGAAAAGGAACAACTATTAGTCGTTAATTTGTCCGGTCGCGGTGATAAAGACATCTTTAGCGTGTACGATATTTTGCAAGAGCGGGGAGAGATCTAA
- the trpA gene encoding tryptophan synthase subunit alpha: MERYQQLFTRLSEKKEGAFVPFVTLGDPSPKQSLKIIDTLISAGADALELGVPFSDPLADGPTIQDANLRAFAAGVTPARCFDMLASIRQQYPDIPIGLLMYANLVFSNGIDAFYQRCAQVGVDSVLVADVPVEESAPFRTAALRHGIAPIFICPPNADDELLREIASYGRGYTYLVSRAGVTGTEKRAQLPLNHLVAKLNAYHAAPPLQGFGISEPAQVQETLASGAAGAISGSAIVRIIEKNRHQPDTMLAELHDFVKNMKAATRL; encoded by the coding sequence ATGGAGCGTTATCAGCAGCTATTTACACGTCTGTCAGAGAAAAAAGAAGGTGCGTTCGTCCCCTTTGTTACCTTAGGCGACCCCTCCCCAAAGCAATCGCTGAAAATTATCGATACGTTGATTTCAGCCGGTGCCGATGCGCTGGAATTGGGCGTGCCGTTCTCCGATCCCTTAGCGGATGGCCCGACCATTCAGGACGCTAATTTACGCGCATTCGCCGCAGGCGTTACACCCGCGCGCTGTTTCGATATGTTGGCGAGTATACGTCAGCAGTATCCAGACATCCCGATTGGTCTGCTAATGTATGCCAATCTGGTCTTTAGCAATGGCATTGACGCATTCTATCAGCGCTGTGCGCAGGTCGGCGTCGATTCGGTGTTAGTGGCGGATGTTCCGGTGGAGGAATCAGCGCCTTTTCGCACCGCTGCGCTGCGACACGGTATTGCGCCTATCTTCATCTGTCCACCGAATGCTGATGATGAACTGTTGCGCGAGATTGCCTCTTATGGCCGTGGCTATACCTATCTGGTTTCGCGCGCGGGCGTGACTGGCACGGAGAAACGTGCTCAGCTGCCGCTGAACCATCTGGTTGCCAAGCTTAATGCCTACCATGCCGCCCCACCGCTACAAGGTTTTGGCATTTCTGAACCCGCTCAGGTGCAAGAGACGCTAGCATCCGGCGCTGCAGGTGCCATATCTGGCTCAGCTATCGTGAGGATTATAGAAAAAAACCGTCATCAACCGGATACGATGTTGGCGGAGTTACATGATTTTGTGAAGAATATGAAAGCGGCTACACGTTTGTAA
- the ompW gene encoding outer membrane protein OmpW, producing the protein MKKTAFLLLATALVPALAQAHQAGDFIVRAGTATVRPVESSDNVLGSLGSFQVNNNTQLGLTFSYMVTDNIGVELLAATPFNHKVGLRSTGTIAEVKHLPPTLVAQYYFGEREDKLRPYLGVGLNYTLFFDEKFNDTGKGAGLSDLSLKNSWGVAAQAGLDYNLDKNWLLNMSVWWMDIDTDVKFNAGNDRQNVHTRLDPWAFMFGVGYRF; encoded by the coding sequence ATGAAAAAGACAGCTTTCTTATTGTTGGCAACGGCGCTGGTGCCGGCGTTGGCGCAGGCGCATCAAGCGGGTGATTTTATTGTACGCGCTGGCACCGCGACAGTTCGTCCGGTTGAAAGTTCGGATAATGTATTGGGTAGCCTGGGATCATTCCAGGTCAATAACAATACTCAACTAGGACTAACCTTTAGCTACATGGTGACGGATAATATTGGTGTTGAATTGCTTGCCGCGACCCCGTTTAACCATAAAGTGGGCTTGAGAAGCACAGGGACGATTGCCGAGGTGAAACACCTGCCCCCGACACTGGTTGCCCAGTACTATTTTGGTGAACGGGAAGATAAATTGCGCCCCTATTTGGGGGTAGGGCTAAATTACACACTGTTCTTTGATGAGAAATTCAATGATACGGGGAAAGGCGCTGGATTAAGCGATCTGAGCCTGAAAAATTCATGGGGGGTTGCCGCACAGGCTGGGTTAGATTACAACCTGGATAAAAACTGGCTACTTAACATGTCGGTATGGTGGATGGATATCGATACCGATGTGAAGTTTAACGCCGGTAACGATCGACAAAATGTGCATACTCGTCTCGATCCGTGGGCCTTCATGTTTGGCGTAGGCTATCGGTTCTGA
- a CDS encoding YkgJ family cysteine cluster protein — MSDNVCMHCGACCGFFRVSFYWAEADDGGGLVPSQLTEPLTPFLCCMAGTNSKKPRCQALEGRIGDAVRCAIYDNRPSPCREFMPSGENGQINEACDRARASYGLPPLAPLLADSGNTGGQKCVMSSPGCHNTD; from the coding sequence ATGAGCGATAACGTTTGTATGCACTGCGGCGCATGCTGCGGTTTCTTCAGAGTGTCTTTCTATTGGGCGGAAGCGGATGACGGTGGCGGGTTGGTGCCTTCGCAACTTACCGAACCACTGACGCCATTTCTGTGCTGCATGGCGGGCACAAATAGCAAAAAACCCCGTTGTCAGGCGCTGGAAGGCCGCATTGGCGATGCCGTTAGGTGCGCGATTTATGATAATCGCCCTTCACCGTGCCGCGAGTTTATGCCATCAGGCGAGAATGGGCAGATCAATGAGGCCTGCGACCGGGCACGGGCAAGCTACGGCTTGCCGCCTTTGGCGCCCCTTCTGGCGGATTCCGGTAATACTGGCGGGCAAAAATGTGTCATGTCGTCGCCGGGGTGCCACAACACGGATTAA
- a CDS encoding YciC family protein → MPITANTLYRDTMNFTRNQFISILMLSLLTAFIAVILSHALSPSVDELRILSSTSSDLSSSVESSLMDLIQQMTPEQQSVLLKMSAASVFAELVGNVLLTGGILMLIQLVSEGQRTSALRAIGASAPFLLRLLLLILLCTLLIQLGMMLLIIPGVLFAIALSLSPVIVVTEKSGIFSAMKTSAKLAYGNMRATAPAVITWLLAKVAILLVVSKLPISSPTVLGVVLNGLSNLISAILLIYLFRLYMLLRA, encoded by the coding sequence ATGCCTATCACGGCTAACACGTTGTACCGTGACACAATGAATTTTACCCGTAACCAGTTCATCAGCATTTTAATGCTGTCGCTGTTAACAGCATTCATTGCTGTCATATTGAGCCATGCCTTGTCGCCCTCTGTCGATGAGTTACGGATTCTGAGCAGCACGAGCAGCGATCTGTCATCGTCTGTCGAATCCAGCCTGATGGACTTGATCCAACAGATGACGCCGGAGCAACAAAGCGTGTTACTGAAAATGTCGGCGGCAAGCGTATTCGCCGAATTGGTTGGCAATGTGCTGCTGACCGGCGGCATTCTGATGTTGATCCAATTGGTCTCAGAGGGACAACGCACCAGCGCGCTGCGTGCTATCGGTGCATCAGCACCTTTTTTACTGCGCCTGCTATTACTGATTCTGTTATGCACGCTACTCATACAGCTCGGTATGATGCTACTGATCATCCCTGGCGTACTTTTTGCTATCGCACTTAGCTTGTCTCCCGTTATTGTCGTCACGGAAAAAAGCGGGATTTTCAGCGCGATGAAAACAAGCGCTAAATTAGCCTATGGCAACATGCGAGCCACCGCGCCCGCCGTTATCACATGGCTGTTAGCGAAAGTCGCTATTTTGCTGGTGGTGTCCAAGCTACCAATCTCCTCACCTACCGTGTTAGGCGTGGTATTAAACGGGTTAAGCAACCTGATTTCCGCTATCTTGCTGATTTATCTGTTCCGCCTCTATATGTTGTTACGCGCTTAA
- a CDS encoding septation protein A — MKQLLDFIPLVVFFAAYKLYDIYIASGALIAATALSLAITWVLYRKIEKMTLITFAMVVVFGSLTLIFHNDLFIKWKVTIIYALFAAALLFSQFIMKQTLIQKMLGKELALPSPVWGKLNLAWAIFFLACGIANVYIAFWLPQSVWVNFKVFGLTAATLMFTLLCGFYIYRHLPNDPEKEKEGKSEQQ; from the coding sequence ATGAAGCAACTTCTGGATTTTATACCGTTGGTCGTCTTTTTTGCAGCCTACAAGCTCTATGACATCTATATCGCATCGGGCGCGCTAATTGCGGCAACGGCGTTGTCTCTCGCAATAACGTGGGTTTTGTATCGAAAAATAGAGAAAATGACGCTGATCACCTTCGCTATGGTGGTCGTTTTCGGTTCGTTGACGCTTATTTTTCATAACGATTTGTTTATTAAATGGAAAGTGACCATTATCTACGCGCTGTTTGCCGCCGCACTGCTATTTAGTCAATTCATTATGAAACAAACCCTGATTCAAAAAATGCTAGGGAAAGAGTTAGCTTTGCCGTCGCCCGTCTGGGGAAAATTAAATCTTGCCTGGGCAATATTCTTTCTGGCATGCGGTATCGCTAATGTTTATATCGCGTTCTGGTTGCCACAAAGCGTCTGGGTGAATTTCAAAGTTTTCGGTTTGACGGCCGCCACGCTGATGTTTACCTTACTTTGTGGCTTCTACATTTATCGCCACTTGCCTAATGATCCGGAAAAGGAAAAAGAGGGAAAAAGCGAACAGCAATAA
- the yciA gene encoding acyl-CoA thioester hydrolase YciA — MSTQNELPQGELVLRTMAMPADTNANGDIFGGWLMSQMDMGGAILAKEIAEGRVVTVRVDGMSFLKPVAVGDVVCCYARCLRTGRSSINVNIEVWIKKVATAPIGQRYRATEALFTYVAVDDEGHSRELPAGKSHFTLSE, encoded by the coding sequence ATGAGCACGCAAAATGAGTTACCCCAGGGTGAGTTAGTTCTTCGTACGATGGCCATGCCTGCCGACACCAACGCAAACGGTGATATTTTCGGCGGGTGGCTGATGTCACAAATGGATATGGGCGGCGCAATTCTTGCGAAAGAGATAGCCGAAGGGCGTGTGGTGACCGTGCGAGTAGACGGCATGTCGTTCTTGAAACCGGTCGCCGTAGGCGATGTGGTTTGCTGTTATGCGCGTTGCTTACGTACGGGCCGGAGTTCAATTAACGTCAATATTGAAGTGTGGATTAAGAAAGTCGCGACCGCACCGATTGGTCAGCGTTATCGGGCGACCGAAGCGCTATTCACATACGTCGCAGTCGATGATGAAGGCCATTCGCGCGAACTGCCTGCGGGTAAAAGCCACTTCACGCTAAGTGAGTAA
- a CDS encoding energy transducer TonB, whose protein sequence is MPQKKFFLTRRYSWPFLLSAGFHGSLIAGLLFASFNNSIELPQESKPISVVMVNPAAFEAAPAPKSAPETEPVKQPEPAPEPVQPPEPEPEPEPIPEPEPVPQPVPIPLPEPKPKPKPKPAPKSVKKVEQAKPVKREPAVKKQPPSPFTSDEPARNVTNAPIKQAPAPSANTQSSGPRPLSRTQPQYPARAFSLRIEGRVKMQFDVDPSGRVDNVRVLSAEPRNMFERDIKRAMRKWRYEAGKPGKDLVVTIVFKIDGGAAVE, encoded by the coding sequence ATGCCGCAAAAAAAATTTTTTTTGACTCGTCGTTACTCATGGCCATTCTTGCTTTCTGCCGGTTTTCATGGATCGCTGATTGCAGGCTTGCTATTCGCATCATTTAATAATTCAATCGAGTTACCGCAGGAATCAAAACCTATTAGTGTGGTAATGGTAAACCCTGCGGCCTTTGAAGCGGCACCCGCGCCTAAATCGGCGCCTGAAACCGAGCCAGTAAAGCAGCCTGAACCGGCTCCTGAGCCAGTTCAGCCACCAGAGCCTGAACCAGAACCAGAACCTATCCCGGAGCCGGAACCCGTTCCGCAGCCGGTTCCCATTCCATTGCCGGAACCTAAGCCGAAACCAAAACCGAAACCCGCCCCCAAATCGGTGAAGAAGGTAGAGCAGGCGAAGCCTGTTAAACGTGAACCCGCGGTTAAAAAACAGCCGCCGTCCCCGTTTACCAGTGATGAACCCGCGCGCAATGTCACTAATGCGCCGATTAAGCAGGCTCCCGCGCCAAGCGCGAATACGCAATCAAGTGGGCCACGCCCATTGAGTCGTACGCAGCCACAATATCCGGCGCGAGCGTTTTCTCTGCGTATTGAAGGCCGGGTAAAAATGCAATTTGATGTCGACCCATCCGGGCGTGTTGATAATGTACGCGTGCTTTCCGCTGAACCGCGCAATATGTTTGAACGTGATATTAAACGCGCTATGCGCAAATGGCGCTATGAGGCGGGCAAGCCAGGTAAAGATTTAGTCGTGACTATTGTCTTTAAGATAGACGGTGGGGCAGCAGTGGAGTAA
- a CDS encoding YciI family protein has translation MLYVIYAEDKANSLANRLSVRQDHLARLQALRDQGRLITAGPLPAIDSEDPGQAGFSGSLIVAEFASLEEAIAWADSDPYIAADVYKHVSVKPFKRVF, from the coding sequence ATGCTCTACGTTATTTATGCAGAAGATAAGGCTAATTCATTAGCCAATCGCCTGTCTGTTAGGCAGGATCATCTGGCCCGTTTACAGGCATTGCGCGATCAGGGGCGATTAATTACCGCCGGGCCGTTACCGGCGATTGACAGTGAAGATCCCGGTCAGGCCGGTTTTAGTGGTTCACTGATTGTTGCCGAATTCGCCTCGCTGGAGGAGGCGATAGCATGGGCGGATTCTGACCCTTATATCGCAGCCGACGTCTATAAACACGTCAGCGTAAAACCGTTTAAGAGAGTATTTTAG